The following proteins are co-located in the Leishmania major strain Friedlin complete genome, chromosome 30 genome:
- a CDS encoding putative protein kinase has translation MEEYTIKRKIGDGAQGVVYEVEHRTSKTSYAMKVICCTDQEQVNMALKEIKVLLQLRHPSIVSYVDFFLVFNSVKLRREFAAQSEGACGSGGCGNGQQREQDSLFLCSLSNSELDHGCAADSGWKPAAAEASSNAPTGKPQSGATRVVPTSLLSKHRQQAGAHWLGEEEIAVCLVMELCSNGDMQGLVRETRQEFMKTGSHSIAEAQAVSWLEQAAAALQFIHNKGFLHRDLKPTNIFFDEYKNIKVGDFGLAATVGLGRNSAVGTPYYLAPERMLQQRYDGKVDIWGLGVVLLELLTLREQPINSMLLENPKVVDTVIPQITKMGYSTKLATLLRDMLQRQPQDRPTPSSILHRLASITATSPHPGMSATLFAGMSCPKLTEALCDVCEVEVAGVMCSSCKAAFCAGCDRARHRHHSRQSHDRTNMSSIVNSMNGASSLPLSATPMQQQQQQQKTLSFSRGPSPANTSDQTRASMQNIVVFPSSNSSHSRTLPREREMNSRTFTRFQLALPGRSVSMSDFSMTQGLQGPRDGSGINAAVAETVLRVPDDVPSLAQALRVVESMPHIRKILVAGNTTHTVPLVLTSRLPDSIKLVGESPPPMLEVADSPFALHCHSGRGSVENFILRHVGRFCFKLLKLDTNLHQTDANAMTSAPAKKPSRPTAVSITGGEWRLHKCRISCVEGSGVTVGGSKHTPSSATNGQNPSATGARSSRPPQSPSLVARSSLVNGADEGAEDADVMSMEPIITKCSFIDVTAAGIVVMEKSRGLYEGNTFSGCGFAAFLLRKDATPRIRANHITDGAEAGIFCQDASGLMEYNVIAQNAGCGIVVKGASAVPVIRKNRVLSNVQAGVFCCDKAAPFVSDNEIRQNGKAGVLVKTTAAPKITRNVIESGKEAGIYIFEKGAGIIEENRIRGNQNAGLLVTTGGNPHVIHNTITKNAYEGIWVCKHGGGTFCDNDLRGNTKGAKDIEADSRVTWVGNVEQ, from the coding sequence ATGGAGGAATACACTATTAAGCGGAAGATTGGCGATGGCGCCCAAGGTGTCGTGTACGAGGTGGAGCACCGCACCTCGAAGACGAGCTATGCGATGAAGGTGATCTGCTGCACCGACCAGGAGCAGGTAAACATGGCACTAAAGGAGATcaaggtgctgctgcagctgcgccaccccaGCATTGTCTCTTACGTCGACTTCTTCCTGGTCTTCAACAGTGTCAAGCTCCGCCGTGAGTTCGCCGCACAGAGCGAAGGCGCGTGTGGCAGCGGAGGATGTGGTaacgggcagcagcgagagcaAGACAGCCTCTTCCTTTGCAGCCTGTCGAACAGCGAGCTCGAccacggctgcgccgccgacaGTGGATGGAAACCGGCGGCTGCAGAAGCCTCGTCGAACGCCCCGACAGGAAAGCCGCAGAGCGGCGCCACCCGCGTTGTTCCGACCTCGCTGCTCAGcaagcaccggcagcagGCAGGAGCGCACTGgctcggcgaggaggagatcgcCGTGTGTCTCGTGATGGAGCTCTGTAGCAACGGTGACATGCAAGGGCTCGTTCGGGAGACGCGACAGGAGTTCATGAAGACGGGTAGCCACAGCATcgcagaggcgcaggcggtgtCATGGCTCGAGCAGGCTGCGGCCGCGCTACAGTTCATTCATAATAAGGGTTTTTTGCATCGCGACCTGAAGCCGACGAACATCTTCTTCGACGAGTACAAGAACATCAAGGTCGGTGACTTTGGcctggcggcgacggtcgGGCTTGGCCGCAACTCGGCGGTGGGGACACCCTACTATCTAGCGCCAGAGCGcatgctgcagcagcgctatGACGGCAAGGTGGACATCTGGGGTCTCGGCGTCGTCTTGCTCGAGCTTCTGACGCTGCGCGAACAGCCGATCAACAGCATGTTGCTAGAGAACCCGAAAGTGGTGGACACAGTGATTCCGCAAATCACCAAAATGGGCTACTCCACTAAGCTGGCTACTCTGCTGCGGGacatgctgcagcgccagccgcaAGACCGCCCCACCCCGTCCTCCATTTTGCACCGCTTGGCGagcatcaccgccacctcgccgcACCCCGGCATGTCCGCGACGCTCTTTGCGGGGATGAGCTGTCCGAAACTAACAGAGGCGCTCTGCGACGTCTGCGAAGTCGAAGTCGCCGGCGTCATGTGCTCGAGCTGCAAAGCTGCCTTCTGCGCCGGATGTGATCGTGCCCGTCACAGGCACCACTCGCGCCAAAGCCACGACCGAACGAACATGTCGTCTATTGTGAACAGCATGaacggcgcctcctccctgcctctgtcggcgacgccgatgcagcagcagcagcagcagcagaaaacGCTGTCCTTCTCGCGGGGACCTTCGCCGGCAAACACCTCAGACCAGACGCGGGCGAGCATGCAGAACATCGTCGTCTTTCCGtccagcaacagcagccactcccgcacgctgccgcgcgagcgCGAGATGAACAGCAGGACATTCACCCGTTttcagctggcgctgccggggCGTAGCGTATCCATGTCTGACTTCTCCATGACGCAGGGATTGCAGGGGCCCCGCGACGGGTCTGGCATCAACGCGGCCGTAGCAGAGACGGTGCTGCGTGTCCCAGATGATGTGCCGAGCCTCGCCCAGGCATTACGGGTGGTTGAGAGCATGCCGCACATTCGCAAAATCCTCGTCGCCGGTAACACAACGCACACGGTGCCGCTTGTGCTTACATCTCGACTGCCGGACAGCATCAAACTTGTTGGTgagtcaccgccgccgatgctggaggtggcggaCAGCCCATTTGCGTTGCACTGCCACTCTGGTAGGGGTAGTGTGGAAAACTTCATCCTGCGCCATGTCGGCCGCTTCTGCTTCAAGCTGCTCAAACTGGACACAAATCTCCACCAGACAGACGCAAACGCAATGACATCGGCGCCTGCAAAAAAGCCGTCGCGGCCGACCGCCGTGTCTATCACGGGAGGCGAGTGGAGACTGCACAAGTGTCGCATCTCGTGCGTCGAGGGAAGTGGCGTGACGGTGGGCGGGAGCAAGCACACCCCCTCTTCTGCCACCAACGGACAGAACCCCTCCGCGACCGGCGCGCGGTCGTCACGTCCGCCGCAATCTCCGAGCCTGGTCGCTCGCTCAAGCCTGGTGAACGGCGCCGATGAGGGTGCAGAGGACGCGGACGTCATGTCCATGGAGCCGATCATAACCAAGTGCAGCTTCATCGACGTCACCGCAGCCGGCATTGTTGTCATGGAAAAGTCGCGAGGCCTCTACGAGGGCAACACGTTCTCTGGCTGCGGTTTTGCCGCTTTTCTGCTCCGAAAGGATGCGACGCCGCGCATTCGTGCCAACCACATCACCGACGGTGCCGAGGCAGGAATATTTTGCCAAGATGCTTCGGGGTTGATGGAGTACAACGTGATTGCGCAGAACGCGGGCTGCGGCATCGTCGTTAAGGGGGCGTCCGCGGTGCCGGTTATTCGCAAGAATCGCGTTCTGTCCAACGTACAGGCTGGTGTTTTCTGCTGCGACAAGGCAGCGCCGTTTGTCTCCGATAACGAGATTCGCCAGAACGGCAAGGCCGGCGTGTTGGTGAAGACGACCGCCGCACCGAAGATCACCCGCAACGTCATCGAGAGCGGCAAGGAGGCTGGCATTTACATCTTTGAGAAGGGTGCCGGCATCATCGAGGAGAACCGTATCCGCGGCAACCAGAACGCCGGCCTGCTTGTCACCACCGGCGGGAATCCGCACGTCATCCATAACACCATCACCAAGAACGCGTACGAGGGGATTTGGGTGTGcaagcacggcggcggcaccttcTGCGACAACGATTTGCGCGGAAACACAAAGGGGGCCAAGGACATCGAGGCGGACAGCCGCGTCACATGGGTGGGTAATGTCGAGCAGTAA